The Mycoplasma sp. 1654_15 genome contains a region encoding:
- a CDS encoding DEAD/DEAH box helicase family protein has product MELSEKQAQAVDLLVYKWKKAFDNQQKTSITFKAPTGSGKTFIIANFIDRVMEEFDKNSGKKLVFIYNTISNAELPKQTLNKFEDYKFHLNSMKNATIKYKESPSKQKEAKGDQEYNILAKEADIFIFGTSSFGKSTIFVKEGKLDAFIDELRFDYYVVYIRDEAHIGTSKISEKPDAKSFDKKIKELDNVFELMMTATPKENDDIVEITNKDLDEDNWKLLKANKNINLNISYESTDEIDNSFLLEQACKTFVDIKKQYKQISEDEKLKNLWKVNPAMLIQVKDKMLEKEAEFNKEIKQIIKILEKYNLSYAKYFSEEKTKTVAGNTSKTDLNSLSKKDSDVDVIIFKVGPATGWDIPRACMLVQLRNVSSETLDKQTLGRIKRFPIPIKIENEDHRKELSNSIANEFFVYSNNKKFDQNLRERIYYLKEQYKNKKFLVGEIDKASIIKINQTYKEEVYELISKEFEQICEKFEKFRKKNQDFLKITRKSNINEGRFIEKTIFDQIELEIFNESLIEKYKKLITKDMWKEIESIYNQKINENIRVSIQYYKHYILTDLLEDIKQLNVENWENTNPTLNIKQIIAPPEEYVEDYEIIDINDSKDSSKNYIEIKSEIEKYAYSNNKKLGKNEVKVSVDSEPERKFVRFFTNWLEDDADDNLEINIWFRNFANNSKSIFWDYFEQTQVKKSYPDFIVCINQHQINIEIKGKGNKDISPEKTKDLIQMTQKYVKKANENSLNNKQKNNLNFTSLICWPKNESDDNFLCKGASTLEKINHLFKPQSLLVTERKDAQEYKIEEIGLKKIFRKLAN; this is encoded by the coding sequence ATGGAACTTAGTGAAAAACAAGCTCAAGCAGTTGATTTATTAGTATATAAATGAAAAAAAGCATTTGATAATCAACAAAAAACTTCTATTACTTTTAAAGCACCTACAGGGTCAGGTAAAACATTTATAATTGCAAACTTTATTGATAGAGTAATGGAAGAATTTGATAAAAACTCAGGTAAAAAACTGGTTTTTATTTACAATACAATTTCTAATGCTGAATTACCTAAACAAACTTTAAATAAATTTGAAGATTATAAATTTCATTTAAATTCAATGAAAAATGCAACTATAAAATATAAAGAATCTCCTTCAAAACAAAAAGAAGCTAAAGGTGATCAAGAATATAATATTTTAGCTAAAGAAGCTGATATTTTTATTTTTGGTACCTCTTCATTTGGTAAGTCAACTATCTTTGTAAAAGAAGGAAAATTAGATGCTTTTATTGATGAATTAAGATTTGATTACTATGTTGTTTACATTAGAGATGAAGCACATATTGGTACATCAAAAATAAGTGAAAAGCCAGATGCAAAATCATTTGATAAAAAAATAAAAGAACTAGATAATGTTTTTGAATTAATGATGACTGCTACACCCAAAGAAAATGATGATATTGTGGAAATAACAAACAAAGATTTAGATGAAGATAATTGAAAACTTCTAAAAGCTAATAAAAATATCAATTTAAACATCTCTTACGAATCTACAGATGAAATAGATAATTCATTTCTATTAGAACAAGCTTGTAAAACTTTTGTTGATATTAAAAAACAATACAAACAAATTAGTGAAGATGAAAAATTAAAAAATTTATGAAAAGTAAATCCCGCTATGCTTATTCAAGTAAAAGATAAAATGCTTGAAAAAGAAGCTGAATTTAATAAAGAAATAAAACAGATTATTAAAATTTTGGAAAAATATAATTTAAGTTATGCTAAATATTTTTCAGAAGAAAAAACAAAAACTGTTGCCGGTAATACTTCAAAAACTGATTTAAATTCTTTATCTAAAAAAGATAGTGATGTTGATGTAATAATTTTTAAAGTTGGACCTGCAACTGGTTGAGATATTCCCAGAGCTTGTATGTTAGTTCAGTTAAGAAATGTTTCTTCAGAAACACTTGATAAACAAACACTTGGAAGAATTAAGCGTTTTCCTATTCCTATAAAAATTGAAAACGAAGATCACAGAAAAGAATTAAGTAATTCAATAGCTAATGAGTTTTTTGTTTATTCAAATAATAAAAAATTTGATCAAAATTTACGCGAAAGAATCTATTACTTAAAAGAGCAATACAAAAACAAAAAATTTCTTGTTGGAGAGATTGATAAAGCTAGCATAATTAAAATAAATCAAACTTACAAAGAAGAAGTTTATGAATTAATTTCCAAAGAATTTGAACAAATTTGTGAAAAATTTGAAAAATTTAGAAAGAAAAATCAAGACTTTTTAAAGATTACAAGAAAAAGTAATATCAATGAAGGTAGATTTATAGAAAAAACAATTTTCGATCAAATTGAGCTTGAAATTTTTAATGAATCATTAATAGAAAAATACAAGAAGCTAATAACCAAGGATATGTGAAAGGAAATTGAATCAATTTATAATCAGAAAATTAATGAAAATATTAGAGTTTCAATCCAATATTATAAACACTACATTTTAACTGATTTACTAGAGGATATTAAACAACTAAATGTAGAAAATTGGGAAAACACTAATCCTACTTTAAATATAAAACAAATCATTGCTCCACCAGAAGAATATGTAGAAGATTATGAAATTATTGACATCAATGACTCAAAAGATTCTTCAAAAAATTATATAGAAATTAAAAGTGAAATCGAAAAATATGCCTATTCCAATAATAAAAAATTGGGAAAAAATGAAGTAAAAGTTTCTGTAGATTCAGAACCAGAAAGAAAATTTGTTCGTTTCTTTACTAATTGATTAGAAGACGATGCTGATGATAATTTGGAAATTAACATTTGATTTAGAAACTTTGCAAATAATTCAAAAAGTATATTTTGAGATTACTTTGAACAAACACAAGTAAAAAAATCTTATCCTGATTTCATTGTTTGTATCAATCAACACCAAATTAATATTGAAATTAAAGGCAAAGGGAACAAAGACATAAGTCCTGAAAAAACCAAAGATTTAATTCAGATGACACAAAAATATGTAAAAAAAGCTAATGAGAATTCTTTAAACAATAAACAAAAAAATAACTTGAATTTTACTTCATTAATTTGTTGACCTAAAAATGAAAGTGATGATAATTTCTTATGCAAAGGTGCTTCAACGTTAGAAAAAATAAATCATTTATTTAAACCACAATCACTTTTAGTCACCGAAAGAAAAGATGCACAAGAATATAAGATTGAAGAAATTGGTCTTAAAAAGATTTTTAGAAAATTAGCAAACTAA
- a CDS encoding PTS mannitol transporter subunit IICB, whose protein sequence is MNLNYKDIALKMKVKIQSFGGFLSSMIMPIIGIFISWGLLTSFFIPTGWTPNSTLAGMVGVGIKYLIPILIGFFAGKKIYLIRGGAISALIASAVIAAGDSEIFKSIAGKESVMILGVMILSPLAALVLKHTEKNWIHKIKPGFEMLVNNFYLGILGFLLCFPAFYFSAYIIAYINVFLSLIVGKMQEHKLYPIVAIVVEPAKVLFLNNAINHGIFTPLGTQEVQNSGKSILFLLESNPGPGLGILLAWLIFGKDKTVKSQAGSSSIIHLFGGIHEVYFPFVLLKPILIIAAIAGGVVGNTIFQIFDVGAVAPVSPGSIIAQYIQVKKTGMDLAGLSLGIFGSAISSFLVSLVILYFSKIKQKFFRKEEKNKNIDLEQAQQLSRSLKLSDNSKKENKAHDFSKIWFICDAGMGSSVMGSGILKKLLKEENLNNIEVLHKSISNIDKTEKCIITISSLADRIKTQNPDAHYFIINQFLDLQGYKNIINEIKNKK, encoded by the coding sequence TTGAACTTAAATTATAAAGACATTGCTTTAAAAATGAAGGTAAAAATTCAAAGTTTTGGTGGATTTTTGTCTTCAATGATTATGCCAATTATTGGTATTTTTATCTCTTGAGGTTTACTAACTTCGTTTTTCATTCCAACAGGATGAACTCCAAATTCTACTTTAGCAGGTATGGTAGGAGTTGGCATTAAATATCTTATTCCTATTTTAATTGGGTTTTTTGCTGGTAAAAAAATTTATTTAATTCGTGGAGGTGCTATTTCTGCTTTAATAGCTTCGGCTGTTATTGCTGCAGGAGATAGTGAAATTTTTAAATCTATTGCAGGAAAAGAATCTGTAATGATTTTAGGAGTTATGATACTTTCACCACTTGCTGCATTAGTTTTAAAACACACTGAAAAAAATTGAATTCACAAAATTAAACCTGGTTTTGAAATGTTAGTAAATAATTTTTATTTAGGAATTTTAGGATTTTTACTTTGTTTTCCTGCGTTTTACTTTTCTGCTTACATCATAGCTTATATAAATGTTTTTTTATCATTAATTGTAGGTAAAATGCAAGAACACAAACTCTATCCTATTGTTGCTATTGTTGTAGAACCTGCAAAAGTTTTATTTTTAAATAATGCTATAAACCATGGAATTTTTACTCCTTTGGGAACACAGGAAGTTCAAAATTCAGGTAAATCAATTTTATTTTTACTTGAATCAAATCCTGGACCTGGGCTAGGAATTTTATTAGCTTGACTAATTTTCGGAAAAGACAAAACTGTTAAATCACAAGCTGGTTCATCTTCTATTATTCATCTATTTGGTGGAATTCATGAAGTTTACTTTCCATTTGTTTTACTAAAACCTATTTTAATAATAGCAGCTATAGCAGGTGGTGTAGTAGGAAATACAATTTTCCAAATCTTTGATGTTGGAGCAGTTGCGCCTGTTAGTCCTGGATCTATTATTGCGCAATATATTCAGGTGAAAAAAACTGGAATGGATTTAGCAGGTCTGAGCTTGGGAATTTTTGGATCAGCTATTAGTTCTTTTTTAGTATCTTTAGTGATTTTATATTTTTCTAAAATAAAACAAAAATTCTTTAGAAAAGAAGAAAAAAACAAAAATATCGACTTAGAACAAGCTCAACAATTATCTAGATCTTTAAAACTTTCTGATAATAGTAAAAAAGAAAATAAAGCTCATGATTTTTCTAAAATTTGATTTATTTGTGATGCAGGAATGGGTTCTTCTGTAATGGGAAGCGGAATACTAAAAAAACTATTAAAAGAAGAAAACTTAAACAATATTGAAGTACTACACAAATCAATTTCTAATATTGATAAAACAGAAAAATGCATCATCACAATCTCATCTTTAGCAGATAGAATCAAAACACAAAATCCCGATGCCCATTATTTTATAATAAATCAATTTTTAGATTTACAAGGATACAAAAATATAATCAATGAAATCAAAAATAAAAAATAA
- a CDS encoding type III restriction endonuclease subunit M — protein MNKKEELLKDHLKELEQISKSSLNENQKELIKLNLEILKNNDKISIDEFEQIWRFLKQRVATGFVFDEAPEINNQSIAILEKDEKLSFSSSKMKDNLQNSLIIGENYDVLKNLIGVERERERILTSI, from the coding sequence ATGAACAAAAAAGAAGAACTTTTAAAAGATCATTTAAAGGAGTTAGAACAAATTTCTAAATCATCTTTAAATGAAAACCAAAAAGAATTAATTAAATTAAATTTAGAAATTTTAAAAAATAATGACAAAATTTCTATAGATGAATTTGAACAAATTTGAAGGTTTTTAAAACAAAGAGTAGCAACGGGTTTTGTTTTTGATGAAGCCCCAGAAATAAATAATCAAAGCATCGCAATACTTGAAAAAGACGAAAAATTATCTTTTTCTTCTTCAAAAATGAAGGATAATTTACAAAATTCTTTAATCATTGGAGAAAATTATGATGTTTTAAAGAATCTTATAGGAGTAGAGAGAGAGAGAGAGAGGATTCTAACTTCGATTTAA
- a CDS encoding PTS sugar transporter subunit IIA gives MNKILKKENIFLNQEFYSKNEVFNFVFKVFFSNNSVTKEYLDSMIKRDQLSSVALGNYLLLPHGDSDSEKHILKNDVCIVHLKKELKWDNQIVKIIFALALKGDNQMEFIQLAGISFSDENKVKELVYKPNINKEEIINFLKNVQK, from the coding sequence ATGAACAAAATACTTAAAAAAGAAAATATATTTTTAAATCAAGAATTTTATAGCAAAAATGAAGTATTTAACTTTGTTTTTAAAGTATTTTTTAGTAATAATTCTGTAACAAAAGAATATCTTGATTCTATGATAAAACGGGATCAACTATCTTCAGTAGCTTTAGGTAATTACTTACTATTACCACATGGAGATAGTGATTCTGAAAAGCACATACTTAAAAACGATGTTTGCATTGTACATTTAAAAAAAGAATTAAAATGGGATAATCAAATAGTTAAAATAATCTTTGCTCTTGCTTTAAAAGGTGATAATCAGATGGAATTTATTCAACTGGCAGGAATCAGTTTTTCTGATGAAAATAAAGTAAAAGAATTGGTTTATAAGCCTAATATAAACAAAGAAGAAATTATCAATTTTTTAAAAAATGTACAAAAGTAG
- a CDS encoding mannitol-1-phosphate 5-dehydrogenase has translation MKSKIKNKVLIFGAGNIGRGLVAYIFNKNDFEIIFVDKNQDLIDEINQKKQYKIIDINSKDEVIIKNIQAIHLEDAKLKTYLKQSKYITTSLGSNNLKYLVPYLQEHFQTFSKLQFILCFENGYKISSEFAKLFFDIQPNIRFIDLVVDRIIPSKKSKNIDVFVDNFFEVIADKNEQKRSKKLKLISYVKDIDAYTFRKLLLVNSLHSYLGYLGYLKKLKFVSESANDVKIIKNIKNLASINIKILTSNFKEFKEIQLQKYFLNTLKRFKNKQLFDLNTRVARNPITKISENERFNLIYQNVLKFHLNKQPILDVFKSILQFDFVDDKQAQEIQNAIKMKQIKHFLQENTKLNLEDIKTLLKVDNEQNT, from the coding sequence ATGAAATCAAAAATAAAAAATAAAGTTTTAATTTTCGGAGCTGGAAATATAGGTCGTGGATTAGTAGCTTATATTTTTAACAAAAATGATTTTGAAATTATTTTTGTTGATAAAAATCAAGATTTAATAGATGAAATTAATCAAAAAAAACAATACAAAATAATTGATATAAACAGCAAAGATGAAGTAATTATCAAAAACATTCAAGCAATTCATTTAGAAGATGCAAAGTTAAAAACGTATTTAAAACAATCAAAATATATTACAACTTCATTAGGATCAAATAATTTAAAATATTTAGTTCCTTATTTGCAAGAGCATTTTCAAACTTTTTCGAAATTACAATTTATTTTATGCTTTGAAAATGGTTATAAAATATCTTCTGAATTTGCTAAATTATTTTTTGATATTCAACCTAATATTAGATTTATTGACTTAGTTGTTGATAGAATAATTCCTAGTAAAAAATCCAAAAATATCGATGTATTTGTAGATAATTTTTTTGAAGTTATAGCTGATAAAAATGAACAAAAAAGAAGCAAAAAACTTAAATTAATTAGTTATGTCAAAGACATTGATGCTTATACTTTTAGAAAATTACTTCTTGTAAATTCACTTCATTCTTATTTAGGTTATCTTGGTTATTTAAAGAAATTAAAATTTGTTAGTGAAAGTGCAAATGATGTAAAAATTATAAAAAATATCAAAAATTTAGCTTCTATTAATATAAAAATACTAACATCGAATTTTAAAGAATTTAAAGAAATTCAACTTCAGAAATACTTTCTCAATACTCTAAAACGCTTCAAAAATAAACAACTTTTTGATTTAAACACAAGAGTTGCTAGAAATCCAATTACTAAAATTTCTGAAAACGAAAGATTTAACTTAATTTATCAAAATGTTTTGAAATTTCACCTAAATAAACAACCTATTTTAGATGTATTTAAATCAATTCTACAATTTGATTTTGTAGATGATAAACAAGCTCAGGAAATTCAAAATGCTATAAAAATGAAGCAAATTAAACATTTTTTGCAAGAAAATACTAAACTAAATTTAGAAGATATCAAGACTTTATTAAAGGTAGACAATGAACAAAATACTTAA
- a CDS encoding DNA methyltransferase produces the protein MTDEQITADKFIYRDKFSRTGWLNLLSERLKLAKQLLKENGVILVSIDDNEQAYLKVLMDEIFGEENFLVNLIWINAWGSKQDAKYFSQNHEYILVYAKNIKKLKIKKINIAENSDQWKWNDKIQKWEKKLANLQKGSNEETIFDRKKMAYIIWWNEKLNLFKTDNNIDFNLITEDLTTDTIIYDYSTSERQLLISQGYTPIIPKIVRKNKYGRWTVSEQTFLEKVKNNEVKVQKIKDSYQIFRYDVQDKIPNSKEQNPRSVIFNSTLNKLLENEDNNEQIQRVSTSDGSSILRSIFNFDSFFDFPKPVNLIKYIIDLFPSKNTRVLDFFAGSGTTGQAVLELNKEDGGNRSFVLVTNNENNIGQNVTYERLYRINKGEGTKGQKDFEWIKKNEAFDTSLNVFWSKTYNTSLLNNNITNQELKDKFIKLLKDFGINKDKEKIDDSVLKTLSSLRPYKEENKEE, from the coding sequence TTAACTGATGAACAAATAACTGCTGATAAATTTATTTATCGTGATAAATTTTCAAGAACTGGATGATTAAATCTTTTAAGCGAAAGACTAAAATTAGCAAAACAACTTCTAAAAGAAAATGGTGTAATTTTAGTTTCAATTGATGATAATGAACAAGCTTATTTAAAAGTGTTAATGGATGAAATTTTTGGAGAAGAAAATTTCTTAGTTAATTTAATATGAATAAATGCTTGAGGTAGTAAACAAGATGCAAAATACTTTTCACAAAATCATGAATATATTTTAGTTTATGCAAAAAATATTAAAAAACTGAAGATTAAAAAAATAAACATTGCAGAAAATTCAGATCAATGAAAATGAAATGACAAAATTCAAAAATGAGAGAAAAAATTAGCAAATCTTCAAAAAGGAAGTAATGAAGAAACGATTTTTGATCGAAAGAAAATGGCATACATTATTTGATGAAATGAAAAATTAAATTTATTCAAAACAGATAATAATATTGACTTTAATTTAATTACTGAAGATTTAACAACTGATACAATAATTTATGATTATTCTACAAGTGAAAGACAATTATTAATTTCACAAGGCTATACTCCTATAATTCCAAAAATAGTTAGAAAAAATAAATATGGTAGATGAACAGTTTCTGAACAAACTTTTTTAGAAAAAGTTAAAAATAATGAGGTTAAAGTTCAGAAAATAAAAGATTCATATCAAATTTTTAGATATGATGTCCAAGATAAAATACCAAATTCAAAAGAACAAAATCCTAGAAGTGTAATTTTTAATTCTACACTAAATAAATTGCTAGAAAACGAAGACAATAATGAACAAATACAAAGGGTTTCTACAAGTGATGGAAGTTCGATACTTCGATCAATTTTTAATTTTGACTCTTTCTTTGATTTTCCAAAACCAGTTAATCTTATCAAGTACATAATTGACTTATTTCCTTCTAAAAACACAAGAGTTTTAGATTTCTTTGCAGGTTCAGGGACTACTGGACAAGCAGTTTTAGAACTAAATAAAGAAGATGGTGGAAATCGTTCTTTTGTTTTAGTAACTAATAATGAAAATAATATTGGTCAAAATGTTACATATGAAAGACTTTATAGAATTAATAAAGGTGAGGGAACCAAAGGTCAAAAAGACTTCGAATGAATCAAGAAAAATGAAGCATTTGATACAAGTTTAAATGTATTTTGATCTAAAACTTATAATACTTCATTGTTAAATAACAATATAACAAATCAAGAATTAAAAGATAAGTTTATAAAACTTTTAAAAGATTTCGGAATCAATAAAGATAAAGAAAAAATTGATGATTCAGTACTAAAAACTCTTTCATCTTTAAGACCATATAAAGAAGAAAATAAAGAAGAATAA